The nucleotide sequence CAAAAAATTGAAGGGTTCTACCGGGACCGCGGCATGCATCCCGGCGTCGTCATTCAAACCGTGCGGGGCGTCGGCTATCGCCTGGTGGAACGATGACCGGTTTCACTCCCCAACCAACCCGGCGAAAACTGCGACAAACCGGGATCCAAGCGTATCTCAAAACAACCCGCTGGCGACTGACCGCCAGTTATGTGGGGATTTTGTTGGTGGTGGAACTCATTATCGGCCTTTTTGCCGGGGTGCTCTTGCACCATCAGGTGGTTCGGGACGTGGAACACATCCTGCAAAGCCATCTGCCGAAAGAGGAAAACCATGAATGGAACGAAGATCACGAGCATAAACACAATACAATACCGATGCAAACGATCGGAGACGACCGCCCGGCTTACGAAGTGGGCTACTACGTGGTGGCCGACAAGCGCTGGTACACGCCTTATACAAGCGGGGTGCTCCCCTATCAAGCGGGGGCGGACCGGGTTAGTGCGACGGGGAACCCGGAATTGCAACTGATCACAGCTTCAGACGGGACCCCCTTCTACGTGTACAGCATGCCCACCTTTCACGACGGCACTCTGACTTCGATACGCCAATCGGCCATGGACGCCACCTTGCCTTTGGACGTCATGCGGCATTTTAACATGCTGCTGACAACTTTTATCATTCTCGCTTCCGCCGCCGCCGTGATCGGTGGATACATTCTCGCCGGTCGGGCATTGCGCCCCATTGCCCAAATGGCCAAGCGACAGCAGTCTTTCACGGCGGACGCTTCCCACCAGTTGCGTACCCCGTTGACCGTGATCCGGACCACCGCGGAACTGGCCCTGGGCACCGACGATCCCGAGGAGTGGCGGGACGCGCTGGAGACCACTGTGGCGGAAACACATCATATGTCCCGCATGGTCGAATCCCTGGCCACCCTGGCGAGGATGGACTACGAGGAGGGAGCGGTGAAACGCAGCCCCTTCGCGGTTCGGGATTTGGTGGAGGAAGTGGCGGCGCATATCGAGCCCTTGGCCGGGGAAAAAGGGGTGGCTTTCCACGCCCCCGAGGCAGGCGAAGATCGTCTGGTCGGCGACCAACATCGCATCTGGCAACTTTTAACGGTCCTATTGGAAAATGCGATAAAATATACGCCGGAAGGTGGACATGTGTATTTTTCCTACCG is from Kyrpidia tusciae DSM 2912 and encodes:
- a CDS encoding sensor histidine kinase is translated as MTGFTPQPTRRKLRQTGIQAYLKTTRWRLTASYVGILLVVELIIGLFAGVLLHHQVVRDVEHILQSHLPKEENHEWNEDHEHKHNTIPMQTIGDDRPAYEVGYYVVADKRWYTPYTSGVLPYQAGADRVSATGNPELQLITASDGTPFYVYSMPTFHDGTLTSIRQSAMDATLPLDVMRHFNMLLTTFIILASAAAVIGGYILAGRALRPIAQMAKRQQSFTADASHQLRTPLTVIRTTAELALGTDDPEEWRDALETTVAETHHMSRMVESLATLARMDYEEGAVKRSPFAVRDLVEEVAAHIEPLAGEKGVAFHAPEAGEDRLVGDQHRIWQLLTVLLENAIKYTPEGGHVYFSYRRNGPEAVFTVRDTGIGIAREELPHIFDRFYRGSVVQKERIPGSGLGLSIAKEIAELHGGTIHVDSEVGVGTTFTVSLPIAGQKKSS